Proteins from a single region of Anaeromicrobium sediminis:
- a CDS encoding ATP-binding protein, whose product MKWCKIVCGGDVVFIRSLKVKIPAIIIILALISILLTAFVSYDLFTKKIRQQIIDKNETISNTTSDQVSQYLSDAKGVIEYLARNINVKDMDKVKREIDKAYIGYHWIDVVFFMSPEGKIVYSKPHNDIIYERSYLDRDYYNYVMKEKSSYISKVFVGSIVKQPHIMIAVPIIDPITNEVEGIIGGGVPLRAIKKIVNKAYEIYDGDIYVIDTNTKALVSPHDNVYEKMYLKRNVNIDGKTMDLKELAQTYERGTGDYKKDFSNVYISFNKIKNYDGMIIVEKDEKSILDEINVIKSKFLSYLLIILSLILILSISLANSIVRPIKDLVNYTRKISDNIDKDVLNTKDIKLNNNSEIRELEISFRNMAIELYKKIVAFKLMHKREKNLRKYLDNILKSAGSGVIVINYHGKVAIFNKAAQNITGIKSKEIVNKSSDQLLKLLGLSEGMISLKNKKSIEGEFVINNIQNKEIPVDIVISPVLDEDKEIVSIVCILRDLTRIKLLEKELKIKDRLETMGQLSSAIIHEIGNPLAGMTNLLEVLKDNIEEENVREDIISALNDEVDVLNNMVINFLDFTRLSKTERVDANVYHIINSALSILNSQIKYKMIRIIEEISPNIPTIRIDPMGMRQVIVNILKNSIQAVGEYGIIHVKVGPTENNHVEIRIRDNGNGIKKEMIDKIFNPLFTTKEEGNGLGLYVVHNIVIENGGSITVNSEEGKYTEFVLNFKGE is encoded by the coding sequence ATGAAGTGGTGTAAAATAGTATGTGGAGGGGATGTGGTTTTTATTAGAAGTTTAAAGGTAAAGATACCAGCAATAATAATAATTTTAGCATTAATATCCATATTACTAACGGCTTTTGTATCTTATGATTTGTTTACGAAGAAGATTAGACAGCAAATAATAGATAAAAATGAAACCATAAGTAATACCACATCTGATCAGGTATCTCAGTATTTATCTGATGCAAAGGGTGTTATAGAGTATTTGGCTAGGAATATAAATGTTAAGGATATGGACAAGGTAAAAAGAGAAATAGATAAGGCCTATATAGGGTATCATTGGATTGATGTGGTATTTTTCATGTCTCCAGAAGGGAAGATTGTATACAGTAAGCCTCATAACGATATAATTTATGAAAGAAGTTATTTAGATAGGGATTATTATAATTATGTAATGAAAGAAAAAAGTAGTTATATAAGTAAAGTGTTTGTAGGTAGCATCGTAAAGCAACCCCATATTATGATAGCTGTACCTATAATTGATCCTATAACTAATGAGGTGGAAGGAATAATAGGAGGGGGAGTACCCTTAAGGGCTATTAAAAAAATTGTTAATAAGGCTTATGAAATATATGATGGAGATATATATGTAATAGATACGAACACTAAGGCTCTAGTAAGTCCCCACGATAATGTATATGAAAAAATGTATTTAAAGAGAAATGTAAATATAGATGGAAAAACTATGGATTTAAAGGAATTGGCTCAAACCTATGAACGAGGCACGGGAGACTATAAAAAAGATTTTAGTAATGTATATATATCCTTTAATAAAATAAAAAATTACGATGGAATGATTATAGTTGAAAAGGATGAAAAGTCCATATTGGATGAAATAAATGTTATTAAAAGTAAATTTCTCTCCTATTTATTAATTATTTTAAGCTTAATATTAATCCTTAGTATTTCTCTTGCTAATAGCATTGTAAGGCCCATAAAAGATCTTGTAAATTATACTAGAAAAATTAGTGATAATATAGATAAAGATGTTCTTAACACTAAGGATATTAAATTGAATAATAATAGTGAAATAAGAGAACTAGAAATATCTTTTAGGAATATGGCTATTGAACTCTATAAGAAAATAGTAGCCTTTAAGCTTATGCACAAAAGGGAAAAAAACTTGAGAAAATATTTAGATAACATATTAAAAAGTGCAGGGAGTGGAGTGATTGTTATAAACTATCATGGAAAGGTTGCTATTTTTAATAAGGCTGCTCAAAATATTACGGGTATAAAAAGTAAAGAAATAGTGAACAAGTCTAGTGATCAGTTGTTAAAATTATTGGGATTATCTGAGGGAATGATAAGCTTAAAAAATAAAAAGTCCATAGAAGGGGAGTTTGTAATAAATAATATACAAAATAAAGAAATTCCTGTGGATATAGTCATATCTCCTGTGTTAGATGAGGATAAGGAAATTGTAAGTATAGTATGTATATTAAGAGATTTAACTAGAATAAAACTGTTAGAAAAGGAACTTAAAATAAAAGATAGATTAGAGACTATGGGGCAATTATCCTCTGCCATAATTCATGAGATAGGAAATCCTTTAGCTGGAATGACCAATTTATTAGAGGTTTTAAAGGATAATATAGAGGAAGAAAATGTGAGGGAAGATATAATTAGTGCCTTAAATGATGAAGTTGATGTTTTAAATAATATGGTTATTAACTTTTTGGATTTTACTAGACTTAGTAAAACTGAGAGGGTAGATGCTAATGTATATCATATTATAAATAGTGCCCTTAGTATATTAAACTCTCAAATTAAATATAAAATGATACGCATAATAGAGGAAATATCACCTAATATTCCTACTATAAGAATAGATCCTATGGGAATGAGACAAGTTATTGTAAATATACTAAAAAATAGTATACAGGCAGTAGGTGAATATGGAATTATCCATGTGAAGGTAGGTCCTACAGAAAATAACCATGTGGAGATAAGAATAAGAGACAATGGAAATGGCATAAAAAAAGAAATGATAGATAAAATATTTAACCCTCTGTTTACCACTAAAGAAGAAGGGAACGGGCTAGGGTTATATGTGGTTCACAATATAGTCATAGAAAACGGAGGAAGTATAACTGTAAATAGTGAAGAAGGAAAATATACGGAGTTTGTACTTAATTTTAAAGGGGAGTAA
- the ftsH gene encoding ATP-dependent zinc metalloprotease FtsH, producing MKKFFRGASFYILIFVVIILIVQFYGQPTQERLEIGISDFIVELQKGNISEIDIVENKVTGTLKGNKPFETYIPSVIKSEALVQEYIFPQIKAGKLKVTAQPPAKTPWFFEILPTIFMILIFGAFWFIFMQQSQGGGSRVMSFGKSRAKLHKEDEHKKVTFDDVAGLEEEKEELQEVVDFLKNPRKYIELGARIPKGILMVGPPGTGKTYLSRATAGEAGVPFFSISGSDFVEMFVGVGASRVRDLFEQAKKESPCIVFIDEIDAVGRKRGAGLGGGHDEREQTLNQLLVEMDGFGVNEGIIIIAATNRPDILDPALLRPGRFDRQVMVGVPDVKGREAILKVHARNKPLADDVDLKVLAKRTPGFTPADIENLMNEAALLSARANKKTIEMPIVEEAITKVIAGPEKKSKVITEKDKKLTAFHEAGHAVVSKMLPNSDPVHQVTIIPRGRAGGFTMYLPKEEKSYTTKSEMEERIVSLLGGRMAEKLVLDDISTGASNDIERATSIARAMVTKYGMSDALGPISYSSDEEVFLGRDFSSKSNYSEEVASKIDAEIRNIIDKGYERAEQILTDNMDKLYLIAETLLEVETLNAEEFDKLFDDNKISLQKVDREVVADEMKLDVEEIKIDDEIKIDEMKMIDEDKNSEEQ from the coding sequence TTGAAGAAGTTTTTTAGGGGAGCTAGCTTTTACATACTAATATTCGTAGTAATAATCTTGATTGTGCAGTTTTATGGTCAGCCAACACAAGAAAGATTAGAAATAGGGATATCAGACTTTATAGTAGAGCTTCAAAAGGGAAATATATCTGAGATAGATATTGTGGAAAATAAGGTAACTGGAACACTAAAAGGTAATAAGCCTTTTGAAACATATATACCTTCTGTAATAAAATCAGAAGCATTGGTGCAAGAATATATATTTCCTCAAATAAAAGCAGGAAAGCTAAAGGTGACTGCACAACCTCCAGCAAAAACTCCATGGTTCTTTGAAATACTTCCGACCATATTTATGATTTTAATATTCGGGGCATTCTGGTTCATATTTATGCAACAGTCCCAAGGGGGCGGAAGTCGTGTTATGTCATTTGGTAAAAGTCGTGCAAAACTGCACAAGGAAGATGAACATAAGAAAGTTACGTTTGATGATGTGGCAGGTTTAGAAGAAGAAAAGGAAGAATTACAAGAAGTTGTAGATTTTCTTAAGAATCCAAGAAAATATATAGAACTAGGAGCTAGAATACCAAAGGGTATCCTTATGGTTGGACCTCCAGGAACTGGGAAAACTTATCTTTCTCGTGCAACGGCAGGAGAAGCTGGAGTTCCATTTTTCAGTATAAGTGGTTCTGATTTCGTTGAAATGTTTGTAGGTGTTGGTGCTTCTCGTGTTAGAGATTTATTTGAACAAGCTAAAAAAGAATCTCCTTGTATAGTATTTATTGATGAGATAGATGCTGTAGGTAGAAAAAGGGGAGCCGGTCTTGGCGGTGGACACGATGAAAGGGAGCAAACATTAAATCAATTACTAGTAGAAATGGATGGATTTGGTGTAAACGAGGGAATAATAATAATTGCGGCTACAAATAGACCAGACATATTAGACCCAGCACTTTTAAGACCAGGTAGATTTGACCGTCAAGTAATGGTTGGAGTACCTGATGTTAAAGGTAGAGAGGCTATACTAAAAGTTCATGCTAGAAACAAACCTCTTGCAGATGATGTGGATTTAAAAGTATTAGCGAAAAGAACTCCTGGATTTACTCCAGCAGATATAGAAAATCTAATGAATGAAGCGGCTCTTTTATCTGCTAGAGCTAATAAAAAGACAATTGAAATGCCTATTGTGGAAGAAGCTATAACTAAGGTTATTGCAGGACCAGAGAAAAAGAGTAAAGTTATTACGGAAAAGGATAAGAAGCTTACAGCATTCCATGAAGCAGGTCATGCTGTAGTATCTAAGATGCTTCCGAATTCTGATCCAGTACATCAAGTAACTATAATTCCAAGAGGTAGAGCTGGCGGATTTACCATGTACCTACCTAAGGAAGAAAAATCTTATACTACTAAGAGTGAGATGGAAGAAAGAATTGTAAGTTTGCTTGGTGGTAGAATGGCTGAAAAATTAGTCTTAGATGATATCAGTACGGGAGCTAGCAATGATATAGAAAGGGCTACTTCTATAGCTAGAGCCATGGTAACTAAGTATGGTATGAGTGATGCACTAGGCCCAATTAGTTACAGTAGTGATGAAGAAGTGTTCTTAGGACGAGATTTTTCTTCAAAGAGCAATTACTCTGAAGAAGTGGCTTCTAAGATTGATGCTGAAATAAGAAACATTATAGATAAGGGATATGAAAGAGCTGAACAAATTTTAACTGACAATATGGATAAACTGTATTTAATAGCAGAAACTTTACTTGAAGTTGAAACGTTAAATGCTGAAGAGTTTGATAAACTTTTTGATGACAATAAAATAAGTTTGCAAAAAGTAGACAGAGAAGTAGTGGCAGATGAAATGAAATTAGACGTTGAAGAGATTAAGATTGATGATGAAATAAAAATTGATGAAATGAAAATGATAGACGAAGATAAAAACAGTGAAGAACAATAA
- the tilS gene encoding tRNA lysidine(34) synthetase TilS: MLEKFLQTIEEYNLIEVNEKIVVGVSGGPDSISLLHLLFTIKEKYNIQIYGVHLNHKYRGKEADEDAQYVHEFCTKLKIPCYVYSENVEEYSKKKGRSFEEGGRELRYKYFYEVLRKVGAKKIAVAQNLDDQAETMLMRFMRGSGIEGLCAMDYKRDEIIRPILNIRRKEIEKYCERHGLNPRIDKTNLESIYTRNRIRLELIPYISEHFNRNIKETLFRTSELIREDKKFLDECVKESYNRVIKEEVGKVIIDRLEFNKCHKAIQRRIIRECILYICSDLKNIEKKHVEELIKFIGMARSGSTIDLPKNLISLVKYEKVVIKKRENSKNKDFLYPVEIGKKIYIEELNGYIYGEIVSMDEYNSSNNGKYNMYFDFNETKELFIRNRRNGDKFKPLGLNGTKKLKDYFIDEKIPKDERSEIPILVSDDEILWVVGYRRSSLGKVKKNSERILRVSYIQE; encoded by the coding sequence ATGCTAGAGAAGTTTTTGCAAACCATTGAAGAATATAATTTAATAGAAGTTAATGAAAAAATAGTAGTTGGAGTATCAGGAGGTCCTGACTCTATTTCTTTGTTACACTTACTTTTTACAATTAAAGAAAAGTATAATATTCAAATATATGGAGTTCATTTAAATCACAAATATAGAGGAAAGGAAGCAGATGAAGATGCTCAATATGTTCATGAATTTTGTACTAAATTAAAAATTCCCTGCTATGTATATAGTGAAAATGTAGAGGAATATAGTAAAAAGAAGGGTAGAAGTTTTGAAGAGGGAGGCAGAGAGTTAAGATACAAATATTTTTATGAGGTTTTAAGAAAAGTAGGGGCAAAGAAAATTGCTGTAGCACAGAATCTGGATGACCAAGCAGAGACTATGCTTATGAGATTTATGCGTGGTAGTGGAATAGAAGGTCTTTGTGCTATGGATTATAAAAGAGATGAAATAATTAGACCAATTTTAAATATTAGAAGAAAAGAAATAGAAAAATACTGTGAAAGACATGGTTTGAACCCACGAATAGATAAAACTAATTTAGAGTCCATATACACAAGAAATAGAATAAGACTAGAATTAATTCCCTATATAAGTGAGCATTTTAATAGAAATATAAAAGAAACACTCTTTAGAACATCAGAATTAATAAGAGAAGACAAAAAATTTTTAGATGAATGTGTGAAAGAATCTTATAATAGGGTAATAAAAGAAGAAGTGGGCAAAGTAATAATAGATAGACTAGAATTTAATAAATGTCATAAAGCAATTCAGAGAAGAATAATAAGGGAATGTATATTATACATATGTAGTGATTTGAAAAATATAGAAAAAAAACATGTGGAAGAACTAATAAAGTTTATAGGAATGGCTAGGAGTGGAAGTACTATAGATTTACCTAAAAATCTCATATCCCTAGTAAAGTATGAAAAAGTAGTTATTAAAAAAAGAGAAAATTCAAAGAATAAAGATTTCTTATATCCTGTGGAAATAGGAAAGAAAATCTATATAGAAGAATTAAATGGATATATTTATGGAGAAATTGTAAGTATGGATGAATATAATTCTTCTAATAATGGTAAATATAATATGTACTTTGATTTTAATGAAACTAAAGAATTGTTTATTAGAAATAGGCGTAATGGAGATAAATTCAAACCATTAGGTCTTAATGGTACGAAAAAGTTAAAGGATTATTTCATAGATGAAAAAATTCCAAAGGATGAAAGAAGTGAAATACCCATATTAGTAAGTGATGATGAAATATTATGGGTAGTAGGTTATAGAAGAAGTAGTTTGGGTAAAGTGAAAAAAAATTCTGAAAGAATTTTGAGGGTGAGTTATATACAGGAATAA
- a CDS encoding protein kinase domain-containing protein: MIKVIRGKWNKNTYEIIEKIGQGGIGAVYKVMDNNKNIKALKMADDINSITREHKFLNELKSSYTPNVYDMDDFQMGGKVYYFIVMDFFNGKNIGRYIKENELNQVDIWKIAGEIGSFLEYIHKKAYIYGDLKAENVMLMNDNEIKIIDMGGVSKKGESLREFTLLYDRSKFNKGIRRAEESYDLFSLTMLVINMILKNDFIKGKGNADLLIRKCQDFGMDFRELKLLKDGLNGNITLKGFLRRVKSLEKSHEIIRMAKIKFKIDKVANYMLVSSIVFFLSVLILNLKRILD; this comes from the coding sequence ATGATTAAAGTTATAAGAGGAAAGTGGAATAAAAATACATATGAAATAATAGAAAAAATAGGCCAAGGAGGAATTGGAGCTGTTTATAAGGTTATGGACAATAATAAAAACATAAAAGCCTTAAAGATGGCGGATGATATAAATTCAATAACTAGGGAACATAAGTTTTTAAATGAATTAAAAAGTTCTTATACTCCAAATGTTTATGACATGGATGATTTTCAAATGGGAGGTAAGGTTTATTATTTCATAGTAATGGATTTTTTTAATGGTAAAAATATAGGGAGATATATAAAAGAAAATGAATTGAACCAAGTGGATATATGGAAAATAGCTGGAGAAATAGGTTCTTTTCTTGAGTATATCCATAAGAAAGCATATATATATGGAGATTTAAAAGCTGAAAATGTAATGCTTATGAATGATAATGAAATAAAGATTATAGATATGGGCGGTGTGAGTAAAAAAGGGGAAAGTTTAAGAGAGTTTACCCTCTTGTACGACAGAAGTAAATTTAACAAAGGAATTAGGCGGGCTGAGGAAAGTTATGATCTATTTAGCTTGACCATGCTAGTTATTAATATGATTTTAAAAAATGATTTCATAAAGGGAAAGGGAAATGCAGATCTCTTAATTAGAAAATGCCAAGACTTTGGTATGGATTTTAGAGAATTGAAATTATTAAAGGATGGATTAAATGGAAATATTACTCTTAAAGGTTTTTTGAGGAGAGTAAAATCCTTAGAAAAAAGCCATGAAATCATAAGAATGGCAAAAATAAAATTTAAAATAGACAAGGTGGCTAATTATATGTTAGTATCTAGTATCGTATTTTTTTTAAGTGTATTAATCCTGAATTTAAAGAGGATTTTGGACTAA
- a CDS encoding vWA domain-containing protein, whose product MNDTWIKQIIIATDGKSNIGGDPVYESKLAKEKGIVVNAIGIVKENESNEKCLLEIENIANAGGGVWEKSTMEKLGQTMCVMTQKTVNMTIHNVVNEELQELLGTNMNGISPKDRSKIVEYVDKLSENISLKCCILMDCSSSMVHRMDKAKESIIDLIDSLIGRVGESQVALIGFPHEEEYYKVICDFTNDLDLIKVKVNELKCGGTTPTAMAIKGAVRLIENEKEEILEEGFLRDNIV is encoded by the coding sequence ATGAATGATACATGGATAAAACAAATTATAATAGCTACGGATGGGAAGTCTAATATAGGTGGAGATCCTGTGTATGAATCTAAGTTGGCTAAGGAAAAGGGAATAGTGGTTAATGCTATTGGAATAGTAAAGGAAAATGAATCTAATGAGAAGTGTCTATTGGAGATTGAGAACATAGCCAATGCAGGTGGTGGCGTGTGGGAAAAATCTACTATGGAAAAATTAGGGCAAACCATGTGTGTTATGACTCAAAAGACTGTGAATATGACTATACATAATGTGGTTAACGAGGAGTTACAAGAACTATTAGGGACTAATATGAATGGCATAAGTCCTAAGGATAGAAGTAAAATTGTAGAGTATGTAGATAAATTATCTGAGAATATATCCTTGAAATGCTGTATTTTAATGGATTGTAGTTCAAGTATGGTCCACAGAATGGATAAGGCAAAGGAAAGTATCATAGATTTGATAGATAGTCTAATAGGTAGAGTTGGAGAAAGTCAAGTTGCTCTAATAGGATTTCCTCATGAGGAGGAATATTATAAAGTTATATGTGATTTTACTAATGATTTAGATTTAATAAAAGTGAAAGTAAATGAATTAAAATGCGGAGGAACTACTCCTACGGCCATGGCTATAAAAGGTGCAGTAAGACTTATAGAGAATGAAAAGGAAGAAATATTGGAAGAAGGTTTCCTTCGAGATAACATAGTGTAG
- the spoIIE gene encoding stage II sporulation protein E, with protein MEKYNAFSYDGQYADPTDSVFKYGNSDILKNFYSKDVVIFIIGAFLLGRAHILGGLAPFGIALFGFLVSQNRKNVYLSVSVLGGIASTGMDFNMGKYMFGMIIAYSVFYYMKKINYKPHVIGIISSVSILISGSIYIYLNGLYLYDLLMLLFEALVVFVFTYILYYSVPVFLKRSNRSVLSNEEVVCMGIFVSIVISGLSDLFIGSYQIKNMFGILIVILFAYNGGASIGASTGITIGIITSMSSIDAPYIVGIYGFCGLLSGIFKDLGKWASIVGMLLGNIILTFYVNGTTEVFIQHEEMIIAFIMFLFMPKSVLDYTKNFVGSNTTEDGLYSEKIKNIGVKKLKEYSSAFLDLASTYKNIADKERKIDNEEVSRMVDEVAGKVCSDCGMCRSCWQNNFYSMYNGVVESISLLETEGALKNSKVPKILKKRCIKVDLLTQSIRDRFEIWKLNYHWEKKILENRRLVGEQFEGISEIFNNLAEDMNNNVNFLTHVEDALYVAFDKAQIQVDKINVLEKENKFEIEIQKRTCYGRGQCEEKIIGLVSDVVGKDLVCKKRMCSVGDDKCVFVLEEAHKYRIATGVARVAKDNRWICGDNYSFLDLEEGKHMIALSDGMGSGEKANKESKVTINILEQLMGAGFEKDLAIKTINSILVLKSSDEIFSTMDLSMVDLYTGKVEFVKIGAASSYIKRKNGDVEPIKSTSLPIGILNNVDIETFGYKLDEGDFVIMMSDGISDADKEEWVLDFLKNNKSRNPQDIADKLLDEAIVKYDNEVKDDMTVLVSKMWSPNQCA; from the coding sequence ATGGAAAAATACAATGCATTTTCATATGACGGTCAATATGCAGACCCTACAGATTCGGTTTTCAAGTATGGAAATTCAGATATATTAAAAAATTTTTATAGTAAAGATGTGGTGATTTTCATAATAGGAGCTTTTTTATTGGGACGAGCTCATATATTAGGTGGACTAGCTCCCTTTGGGATTGCACTATTTGGTTTTTTAGTTAGCCAAAATAGAAAAAATGTATATTTGTCAGTATCCGTTTTAGGGGGAATAGCTAGTACTGGAATGGATTTCAATATGGGAAAGTATATGTTTGGAATGATAATAGCTTATTCTGTTTTTTATTATATGAAAAAGATAAATTATAAGCCCCATGTTATAGGAATCATATCTTCTGTAAGTATTTTAATATCAGGAAGTATATATATTTATTTAAATGGATTATATCTATATGACCTGTTAATGTTACTATTTGAGGCTTTAGTAGTCTTTGTATTTACTTACATACTCTACTATTCAGTACCTGTGTTTTTAAAAAGGTCTAATAGAAGTGTATTGTCTAATGAAGAAGTAGTGTGTATGGGGATTTTTGTATCTATTGTTATTTCTGGTCTTTCGGATTTATTTATTGGAAGTTATCAAATTAAAAATATGTTTGGAATATTAATAGTCATATTATTTGCATATAATGGGGGAGCTAGTATTGGAGCTAGTACGGGTATAACTATAGGTATTATCACTAGTATGTCTAGTATTGATGCTCCGTATATAGTTGGCATATATGGATTTTGTGGACTACTTTCTGGTATTTTTAAGGATCTAGGTAAATGGGCATCCATAGTGGGTATGCTCCTTGGAAATATAATACTTACATTTTATGTTAATGGTACTACAGAAGTATTTATACAACATGAGGAAATGATAATTGCTTTTATAATGTTTTTATTTATGCCTAAATCCGTATTAGATTATACAAAGAATTTTGTGGGGTCCAATACTACAGAGGATGGTCTATACAGTGAAAAGATAAAGAATATAGGTGTGAAAAAATTAAAAGAGTATTCCAGTGCATTTTTAGATTTGGCATCCACATATAAGAATATAGCAGATAAAGAGAGGAAAATAGATAACGAAGAAGTTTCTAGGATGGTTGATGAGGTAGCTGGCAAAGTATGTTCTGATTGTGGTATGTGCAGAAGTTGTTGGCAAAATAATTTCTATTCCATGTACAATGGAGTGGTGGAGAGTATTTCCCTATTAGAAACTGAAGGGGCATTGAAAAATAGTAAAGTTCCTAAAATATTAAAGAAAAGATGTATTAAGGTAGATCTATTAACCCAATCTATACGAGATCGATTTGAAATTTGGAAATTAAATTATCATTGGGAGAAAAAAATTCTAGAAAATAGAAGGCTGGTAGGAGAACAATTTGAAGGCATATCTGAAATATTTAATAATTTAGCTGAGGATATGAACAATAATGTAAACTTTTTAACCCATGTGGAAGATGCTTTATACGTGGCCTTTGATAAAGCACAAATTCAAGTGGATAAAATAAATGTTTTAGAGAAAGAAAATAAGTTTGAAATAGAAATACAAAAAAGGACATGTTATGGCAGAGGACAGTGTGAGGAGAAAATAATTGGTTTAGTGTCTGACGTTGTAGGAAAGGACTTGGTGTGTAAAAAGCGTATGTGTAGTGTAGGTGATGATAAGTGTGTATTTGTTTTAGAAGAAGCTCATAAGTATAGAATAGCAACAGGTGTAGCTAGGGTTGCTAAGGATAATAGGTGGATCTGTGGAGATAATTATTCCTTCTTAGATTTAGAAGAGGGTAAGCATATGATAGCCCTTAGTGATGGTATGGGTTCTGGTGAGAAAGCTAATAAAGAGAGTAAAGTAACTATAAATATATTAGAACAACTTATGGGAGCGGGTTTTGAGAAGGACTTGGCTATAAAGACCATAAATTCCATATTAGTATTAAAATCCTCTGACGAGATATTCTCTACTATGGATTTGTCCATGGTGGATTTATACACAGGTAAAGTGGAATTTGTAAAGATAGGGGCAGCATCTAGCTATATTAAAAGAAAAAATGGAGATGTGGAGCCTATAAAATCAACTTCATTACCAATTGGAATCTTGAATAATGTGGATATAGAAACCTTTGGATACAAACTTGATGAGGGTGATTTTGTAATCATGATGTCAGATGGTATTAGTGATGCGGATAAAGAGGAGTGGGTATTAGACTTCTTGAAAAACAATAAGAGCAGAAATCCTCAAGATATAGCTGATAAATTATTAGATGAGGCTATAGTTAAGTATGATAATGAAGTAAAGGATGATATGACCGTTTTAGTATCTAAAATGTGGTCTCCTAATCAATGTGCATAG
- a CDS encoding asparaginase — translation MRKKVAIVFTGGTISMKIDPKISAAIPALSGEQIMSMVADIDKYADIEPIELARIPGPHMSPEKMLELSKLIKRLVARDDITGVVVTHGTDSLEETAYFLDLSINTYKPVIVVGAMRSNSELGYDGASNISAAICTVISEEAKNKGVLVVMNNEVNAANEVTKTHTLTLDTFKSLEFGPLGIVDNDEVIFYRDITKHTYIETDSVESRVDLIKTAVGMDSRLIKYCVDTGAKGIVLEAMGRGNIPPLMVDGVKYAIEKGTVVVMVSRCHMGRVLDTYGYKGAGRELRQAGVIFGGSLPGQKARIKLMLALASKENIKEVFEKDRYK, via the coding sequence ATGAGAAAAAAAGTAGCTATTGTATTTACTGGTGGAACCATATCTATGAAAATAGACCCTAAAATATCAGCGGCAATTCCTGCTTTATCTGGAGAACAAATCATGTCCATGGTAGCGGATATAGATAAGTATGCAGATATAGAACCGATAGAGCTTGCTAGAATCCCTGGACCCCATATGTCTCCTGAAAAGATGCTTGAATTATCAAAGTTAATAAAGAGATTGGTAGCAAGGGACGATATAACTGGAGTGGTAGTAACTCATGGGACAGACTCTTTAGAAGAAACGGCCTATTTTCTAGATTTATCTATTAACACGTACAAGCCAGTCATTGTTGTAGGAGCTATGAGAAGTAACTCAGAGTTAGGTTACGATGGGGCTAGTAATATTTCAGCAGCCATATGTACGGTTATTAGTGAAGAAGCAAAAAATAAAGGTGTTTTAGTGGTTATGAATAATGAAGTTAATGCAGCAAATGAAGTGACTAAAACTCATACTTTAACATTAGATACTTTTAAATCACTAGAATTCGGACCTTTGGGAATAGTTGATAACGATGAAGTAATATTCTATAGAGATATTACTAAACATACTTATATAGAAACGGATTCTGTTGAAAGTAGAGTAGATTTAATAAAAACAGCAGTAGGAATGGATTCAAGATTAATAAAATATTGTGTTGATACAGGTGCTAAGGGTATTGTACTAGAAGCAATGGGAAGGGGAAACATCCCACCTCTAATGGTAGATGGAGTTAAATATGCCATAGAAAAGGGTACAGTAGTAGTAATGGTTTCAAGATGTCATATGGGAAGAGTATTAGATACTTATGGGTATAAGGGAGCTGGTAGAGAATTGCGCCAAGCTGGTGTTATATTTGGAGGAAGCCTTCCTGGACAAAAGGCTAGAATTAAACTTATGCTTGCCCTTGCATCTAAAGAAAATATAAAAGAAGTATTTGAAAAGGATCGTTATAAGTAA